The following proteins are encoded in a genomic region of Pan troglodytes isolate AG18354 chromosome 2, NHGRI_mPanTro3-v2.0_pri, whole genome shotgun sequence:
- the LOC134809551 gene encoding LOW QUALITY PROTEIN: uncharacterized protein LOC134809551 (The sequence of the model RefSeq protein was modified relative to this genomic sequence to represent the inferred CDS: inserted 1 base in 1 codon) produces MGNTQALTGSHLKCILSHWDQFDPQTLKKRWLIFSCTTAWPQYSLSDGEKWPPEGSTNYNTVLQLDLFCKRESKWSEIPYVQAFFSLRENTQLCKAYNLHPTGGPLSLPPYPSLPIAPLPINDKPPLISPAQKEISKEISKGPQKPLGYSLWPLQAVQGGEFGPTWIHVPFSLSDLKQIKADLGKFSDDPDRYIDVLQDLGQTFDLTWRDVMLLLDQTLAFNEKNAALAAAREFGDTCYLSQXNDRMTAEERDKFPTSQQAIPTMDPQWDLDADHGDWSRKHLLTCVLEGPRRIRKKPMNYSVMSTITQGKEENPSAFLKWLREALRKYTPLSPESLEGQLILKDKFITQSATDIRRKLQKQALGPEQNLEALLNLATSVFYNRDQEEQAQKEKRDQRKAAALVMALRPTNLGGSERTENGAGQSPGKTCYQYGLLGHFKKDCPMRNKLPPCPCPLCQGNHWKVHCPRG; encoded by the exons atgggaaacactcaggcattaACAGGCTCACACTTGAAATGCATACTAAGCCactgggaccaatttgacccacaaaccctgaagAAGAGGTGGCTCATTTTTTCCTGCACTACGgcttggccccaatattctctctctgatggggaaaaatggccacctgagggaagtacaaATTACAATACTgtcctgcagcttgaccttttctgtaagagggaaagcaaatggagtgaaataccttatgtccaagctttcttttcattgagggagaatacacaactatgcaaagcttacaatttacatcccacaggaggacctctcagcttacccccatatcctagcctccctatagctccccttcctattaatgataagcctcctctaatctcccctgcccagaaggaaataagcaaagaaatctccaaaggaccacaaaaacccCTGGGCTATTCGTTATGGCCCCTTCAAGCTGTAcagggaggggaatttggcccaacctggatacatgtccccttctccctctctgatttaaaacagatcaaggcagacctggggaagttttcagatgatcctgataggtacatagatgtcctacaggatctagggcaaacctttgacctcacttggagagatgtcatgctactgttagatcaaaccctggcctttaatgaaaagaatgcggctttagctgcagcccgagagtttggagatacctgttATCTTAGtc taaatgatagaatgacagctgaagaaagggacaaattccctaccagtcagcaagccatccccacTATGGATCCCCAATGGGACCTTGAtgcagatcatggggactggagtcgtaaacatctgttgacctgtgttctagaaggaccaaggagaattagaaaaaagcccatgaattattcagtgatgtccaccataactcagggaaaggaagaaaatccttctgccttcctcaagTGGCTAcgagaggccttaagaaaatatactcccctgtcacccgAATCCCTTGAgggtcaattgattctaaaagataagtttattacccaatcagccacagatatcaggagaaagctccaaaagcaagccctgggTCCTGAACAAAACctagaggcattattaaacctggcaacctcagtgttttataatagggaccaagaggaacaggcccaaaaggaaaagcgagatcagagaaaggccgcagccttagtcatggccctcagaccaacaaaccttggtggttcagagaggacagaaaatggagcaggccaatcacccgGTAAGACTTGTTATCAGTATGGTTTactaggacactttaaaaaagattgtccaatgagaaacaagctgcccccttgtccatgtccactatgccaaggcaatcactggaaggtgcactgccccagaggatGA